A stretch of Henckelia pumila isolate YLH828 chromosome 4, ASM3356847v2, whole genome shotgun sequence DNA encodes these proteins:
- the LOC140861955 gene encoding uncharacterized protein, whose translation MLKFSGSETDGMPNVERSSNNDVDAYIDDYVIGHEEVAGFKDLGPQEFKGGADPLVAEEWGARSAVDMITLTWNGFKDVFYGKYFTISTRTRLAREFLELRQGSMSIAEYVKKFERGRYFVPMISGNAAEELKHFTEGLNATIRRDVRLSGAKTYRAAVDEAMLSEKDGNDIIKESQVKRISYQGREQQGSSQKRPQQQQRQNPNQARPQGQNQPNSNAPRPANAPICQKCGKSHSSQCMLGTNTCFLCKRPGHFAKDCPQSKEPVKGRVFAMTHDQVDPDSAIVSGMIRIADLPAFVLIDTGATHSFMSISFMMKLRVLPDESISEFCVSLPSGEELKSSSVVRNCKVQMQSLVLCADFIVLKMVDFDAILGMDWLTRHEAIIDCKRKTVSRPKLGEVEVVKDFPEVFPDDVAGLPPIREVEFGIEFLPETKPASKAPYRLAPTEMKELKDQLQELLDKGELNRVTVKNRYPLPRIDDLFDQLQGAEVFSKIDLRSGYHQLKVKDADVQKTAFRTRYGHYEFLVDPSKVEAVRNWVAPKNATEIRSFLGLAGYYRRFIQDFSKIALPLTSLTPKGVKFVWSDQCKKIFAELKERLMSAPVLAIPEGTGRFVVYTDASKSGLGAVLMQDNKVIAYASRQLKELIAEIERMRLEVFEPMEVCTLAALTIVPSLLERIRAGQASDEQLTLWRNRDEAKGGTLYTVKDGIVHHRGRMWVPVKIEHQKPAGLLKPLPIPTWKWEDVTMDFVVGLPVLTRRMNSIWVIVDRCRTPLHWDEVGERAILGPEIVTQIVDVIAKIRDRMLTAQIRQKSYVDQRRRDLEFEVGDHVFLKVSPWKGIMRFGKKGKLSPRYIGPFEILEKVGARAYRVALPPNLEGVHNVFHISMLRKYVANPSHVIRHEPVDWTPDLSCEEMLVQILDRQVRRLRNREIPMVKVLWGNQLVEEATWETEQDMRARYPELFGNDDVDAYIDDYVTRHEEVAGIIIVLFVDLSVEVPTPDNHPMPLTSVRDAGDNLRIYSLPAYGCEALTYEFIVYAPYCHGLSSHAFEQLYFLATSSFGVVCGKRFTSSLRMDNQPHTSQDTDSDGLPPPVTQPTMQITQDELRTILEETTARAASEALARFLESQQNDKADENDPSTTTPKKDAQKKTTHKTKTSPPNSKKKTHKEDEA comes from the exons atGTTAAAGTTTTCAGGGTCCGAAACAGACGGAATGCCTAACGTGGAACggtcaa gtaacaaTGATGTGGATGCTTACATTGATGATTATGTGATCGGGCATGAAGAAGTGGCCggg TTTAAGGATCTAGGGCCACAAGAGTTCAAAGGAGGAGCTGATCCCCTTGTAGCCGAGGAATGG GGAGCCCGTTCTGCTGTGGATATGATTACGttgacttggaatggattcaaagatgtgttctatgggaaatatttcacTATCAGCACCAGGACTAGACTTGCTAGAGAATTTCTGGAGCTCCGCCAAGGGAGCATGTCCATTGCCGAGTATGTGAAGAAGTTTGAGAGAGGGAGgtactttgtgcccatgatttcgGGCAATGCTGCAGAGGAGTTGAAGCATTTCACAGAGGGACTGAATGCCACTATTCGACGAGATGTCAGATTGAGTGGGGCAAAAACGTACCGAGCAGCAGTGGATGAGGCTATGTTGTCAGAAAAAGATGGGAATGATATTATCAAAGAATCGCAAGTGAAGAGGATTAGTTACCAAGGGAGAGAGCAGCAAGGGTCTAGTCAGAAGAGACCGCAACAGCAGCAGCGCCAAAACCCCAACCAGGCGCGACCTCAGGGACAGAATCAACCGAACTCCAACGCTCCAAGGCCAGCGAATGCACCTATCTGTCAGAAGTGTGGGAAGTCACACTCCAGTCAATGCATGCTTGGGACCAATACTTGTTTTCTCTGCAAGAGGCCAGGGCATTTTGCCAAAGACTGCCCGCAGTCAAAGGAGCCTGTCAAGGGAAGAGTGTTTGCTATGACTCACGATCAGGTTGACCCAGACTCTGCAATTGTCTCAGGTATGATTCGTATTGCTGATTTACCTGCATTCGTGTTGATAGATACAGGAGCTACGCACTCTTTTATGTCTATTAGTTTTATGATGAAATTGAGGGTCTTGCCGGATGAATCTATTTCGGAATTTTGTGTATCGTTACCCTCAGGAGAAGAACTGAAAAGTAGTAGTGTGGTAAGAAATTGCAAGGTTCAGATGCAGAGTCTAGTTTTGTGTgcagattttattgttttgaaaatGGTGGATTTTGATGCAATTCTTGGGATGGACTGGTTGACTCGGCATGAGGCTATTATTGACTGCAAACGGAAAACTGTCTCT CGACCGAAACTTGGGGAAGTGGAGGTAGTGAAAGATTTTCCGGAAGTCTTTCCCGATGATGTTGCGGGATTGCCTCCAATCAGGGAAGTCGAATTTGGGATAGAATTTTTGCCTGAAACTAAGCCAgcttctaaggcaccgtacagattggcaCCGACCGAGATGAAAGAATTAAAGGATCAGTTGCAAGAGTTGCTAGATAAGGG aGAGCTAAACCGAGTTACAGTGAAGAATAGATATCCCTTGCCCAGAATAGACGACTTGTTCGACCAATTGCAAGGGGCAGAGGTGTTCTCAAAAATTGATCTACGATCAGGTTATCATCAACTGAAGGTAAAAGATGCAGATGTGCAGAAGACAGCATTCAGGACTCgctatggccactacgagttcttg GTCGATCCGTCTAAGGTGGAAGCGGTTCGGAATTGGGTTGCTCCGAAGAATGCTACAGAAatacgaagtttcttgggtttagcaggctactacaggAGATTTATTCAAGACTTCTCTAAGATAGCTCTACCACTGACTTCCTTAACTCCAAAAGGTGTGAAGTTTGTGTGGTCAGATCAATGTAAGAAGATCTTTGCCGAATTGAAAGAAAGACTGATGTCAGCGCCAGTGCTAGCAATTCCCGAAGGCACAGGTCGTTTTGTGGTTTATACCGATGCTTCTAAGAGTGGATTAGGAGCTGTTTTGATGCAGGATAATAAAGTAATAGCATATGCATCTCGAcagctgaag GAATTGATTGCTGAAATTGAACGGATGAGGTTGGAGGTATTCGAACCAATGGAGGTATGCACTCTAGCAGCCTTAACAATAGTACCTAGTTTGCTTGAGAGAATTCGTGCAGGCCAAGCTTCTGATGAACAGTTGACGTTGTGGAGGAACAGAGATGAAGCTAAGGGTGGTACATTGTACACTGTCAAAGATGGAATTGTTCATCACCGAGGTAGAATGTGGGTGCCA GTAAAGATCGAGCATCAGAAACCGGCAGGACTCCTGAAACCATTGCCAATACCCACATGGAAGTGGGAAGATGTCACCATGGATTTCGTGGTAGGATTGCCAGTTTTAACGCGAAGGATGAACTCGATTTGGGTGATAGTTGACAG GTGTAGAACTCCCCTACactgggatgaagttggagaaAGAGCTATTTTGGGACCGGAAATAGTGACCCAAATAGTAGATGTGATAGCCAAGATCAGAGACAGAATGTTGACGGCTCAAATTCGACAAAAAAGTTACGTCGACCAGCGACgtagagatttggagtttgaagtAGGTGACCATGTATTTTTAAAGGTATCACCATGGAAAGGTATTATGAGATTCGGGAAAAAGGGTAAATTGAGtccaagatatataggaccttttGAGATCCTAGAAAAGGTTGGGGCTCGAGCTTACCGAGTGGCACTACCACCCAACTTAGAGGGTGTTCACAATGTCTTCCATATCTCCATGCTAAGGAAGTATGTGgcaaatccttctcatgttatcCGCCATGAGCCAGTGGATTGGACGCCAGACTTGTCCTGCGAGGAGATGCTTGTTCAAATCTTAGACAGACAAGTTCGTAGGTTGAGAAACAGAGAGATTCCAATGGTGAAAGTCTTATGGGGCAACCAGTTGGTTGAGGAAGCTACCTGGGAAACCGAGCAGGATATGCGAGCACGCTATCCTGAACTGTTTg gtaacgatGATGTGGATGCTTACATTGATGATTATGTGACCAGGCATGAAGAAGTGGCCggg ATTATCATCGTGCTCTTTGTTGACTTGAGCGTCGAAGTGCCTACGCCGGATAACCACCCGATGCCTCTGacgagtgttcgtgatgcaggtgACAACCTACGAATTTACAGCTTACCGGCTTACGGTTGTGAAGCTCTGACCTACGAATTTATAGTTTACGCACCTTACTGTCACGGACTTAGCTCACATGCG TTTGAGCAATTGtattttttggctacatcatcTTTTGGCGTCGTATGTGGGAAACGGTTTACCTCGTCACTGAGAATGGATAATCAACCTCACACCTCTCAAGATACTGATAGCGATGGACTACCACCTCCCGTGACCCAACCAACAATGCAGATAACCCAAGATGAATTGAGAACCATATTAGAGGAGACTACCGCCCGCGCCGCGAGTGAAGCCTTGGCACGGTTCTTGGAGTCCCAACAAAATGACAAGGCCGACGAAAATGATCCATCCACCACTACCCCGAAAAAGGATGCACAAAAGAAAACAACACATAAAACAAAAACTTCACCCCCTAATTCCAAGAAGAAGACCCATAAAGAGGATGAGGCCTAG